DNA from Hippocampus zosterae strain Florida chromosome 18, ASM2543408v3, whole genome shotgun sequence:
CGAAGGTAGTGGTCATTGTAAGTGGGGGCTGTCATTACCCACAGTCGCTTTTTACCTGCGGGCGAGAAAAGAGAATGGCGGGTGCGCATCTACTCGTGAAATAAATTGTTAGCTGAGTAGGAGTCTAGTGCAAGTCTTCTTGAGCAGGGGGATCCGACGGCTGCTCCGAGATTTCACTCCATTACGGCGCCATGTTTACCCAAAGGATTTCATTGGGACTGAAACATGACTTCTGACGCAACCAAATATTCCAAACATGCCATCCGTTCTTTTTTGCTTGCCTGCATAGTCGGAGAGAAAATCTAAATCAGGAGCGAGGCTCGATGACGATCCCCAACCGTCTCTGTTGTCGTGTCCATGTCGTCTGTCTTCATTCAGGCCCAGTCCCAGCGCCGTTCCCGGGAGGAGATCCGAATAGTCTCCCCAGTCCTTCACATTGGGGTCCAGCTGGCTTTTGGACTTGCTGGAAGTGACTTTCCGCCGTGCGGCCAATGAGCTTGAGTGACCGAGGCTCCACAGGGCAGCGACGAGAAGCCAGTGTGTGCAGAAGCGGCAAAACATTCTCACTGGTTGGTCAGACAACTCATAACATTCATTCAAGCGTTGCTAGAACAAGCTGTCAAATGTCACACcgaaacgagccaaatgcatgaatccatgtcagaaaaaaaaatgcaaataatgtcGTCGTCATTAAGGTTGGGAAAAATTAGGGAATAAGATCGCAAAAGGACAAAACAAGACTTAACGTGAGAGCCTCAAGCCTGCAGACAGAGTGAGGACGGAGAccttcctctctctttctccacaTTCACTCCTGGTTTGCATTAAGCTGAGGCTTGTTAACACGGCTGGAATTTTCTTCAAAGGCTTATGtgcctcacacacacgcacacacacacaaacacgaccATCATAACATATTTACATCAACTTTAAATCACCATACAAAACAATATTGTTGTATTGTTACATCAGCTTATTCTGGCGTGGCGTGTAAAAACATAACTGTGCCAAATAGTTGCAGATGGCAATGGGGAGAAATGTTCCAACAAGAAAACAGACATCCTTACTATACATTCCTCTCCCTGAGCCACATAAGCAAGTCCAGATGAACAGTGCCGGGGGAAGAGCGTTTGTCCTCACCGTGACCTATTCTTTTTATGTGAACAATTCATTGATTGCAATTTGCGTTGAACATCAAACCAAACCAACCTTGGAAAAAGTGCAATGGCTACTCATGCATTCATTAtatcagacctttttttttttttaccgaaaaaagtGACAATATTACTAAGACCTGCATATAATTCTCTCAGAAGGTGTTTGGGGATACGAAGATAGATAGAAACTGCAAATGACAATGCTTGTACACTGTAATGTTGGAATGCGCGCATCCCACCGGTATTTTGCCTTTTTCTGCAAATTGGCTGCAAATATCGGTTATCAGCCTCCATGGTTGCTAATAATCAGTATcggccctggaaaaaaaaactcatattgGTCTCTCTCTCAGACATACATACAGAGAGTCCATACATATGTTACATACATTGTACATACATAAACATGTATGTATTGTTAATTATATAACCTATCGTAATCAGTACTACAtgttgccatttaaaaaaatattgaaaccaAACACTTTCCTAATTGGTTAAATAATTAATATAAATCACGCAAACTAAACTTCAGTGgttcttttcaagaaaaagcTTTATTTTGCCCGCAGTGCAATTgccatttcatattttttaaaaacatcagaAACGGTCAAACAGCGCCTCCAAGTGGATACGTGGCGGACTTCATTTTCAGATTTATATTTTGAGATGTATTGATattgtaaataatgtaaaattctcctcgttcatatttatttttttataacaaTTTGTAACAATCGGGTACAATTCATTCCAGGTTATAAATGATACAAGGATTAATCTTACTTGTTTGGAATAAATTGATAAACCTAAACGTAACCGTGTCAATGTGTTAGAATAGCGTCCCTCATAAATCATAAATCATAAACGAGAGTTTGCTCATTTAGACGAGTTCGTCCATCCTCAAATGCTCCAATGATATTCCGGCCGCTTCGGCTGACATCTTCCGGGTCGACTCAAATTCGGCCGTGCACACGAAAAAAGACACCGACGAGACCCTTGCAAAGGTCAGTGGACTTTATGACGTCGATCCCTGTTGTTCTTGAATGTTTTTCAACGTGCATTCGTGTCGTGCAGCCGTACGTGCACGTGTGCGggcctttgtgttcttttaaaTTTCACTCGCTGCCCTTCCAGTGCACGAGACAGATGTGCATTTTTCAGCGGCTAGCATGCTAACTGCTAGCTAGTCCCACCACTTGCACGCCGGCCAGAGGACAcaatcaaataaattaaaaaaaaacattaatggaTGAATGTCGCTGTGGCTCGCGTGAGCGTGATACCGTGGACCTTTTAATAGAAACGTTTTCCGTTTCGTGCTTAAACTTATCAGGTCGTCTGAATGACACTGTCAATGTGGCATTTGGAAGCCATTGAatgaaagtcatatttttttaaaaaacgaattGAAATTTGCATCCGTCAATACGCTGGACTGTAAGAACTAACTGCCTCCGTTCCGCACTTTTATTGCGTGACATTCTCAGCAGAAGcaacttgatttttgttttgtccacaAGCTCGTGAATTGCTGGACGTGTTGGTGACGTGTtacgtttcatttattttggtgaCGACGGTTAAAATGATGACGCGCTAGAACGCGGCACCATCTGGCAGGTTAACCTGCTGAATTTGATCGAtcgatccattcatccatcgatCTTACCAAACGTTATCTGTAGCCTATATCTATCCGTCTATCCATCATTTGGATAACTTCATGACTGGCTGAGAACTTAATCGAACTGTACCTAAACGTGTCCTTTCATTGCAACGCATATCAGGGTTCGACATTCTGTGTTAATTGCCCTCTGACAACATATTGATCCTCTGGCTCATTTCGAATCAAGTTGACCAATACAGTACAGGCCACCTCTCTGTGACATGACAGCGTTAAGGCGATTGAGTTCACGTATGAATGGTTGTTATTGTTGTCTGTGCTGCAATCAAGGATACTGGATATTTTGATGCTAAAACTAATAATGTGACgatgcacattttattttaaaaaaatcaggattTCCCGTTGGCGGTGTGATGTGAATTAATGTGAATGCGCCAGCTCTCATGTGACCCTACTGAACAATAAACaagatagaaaaaaaactgtacatgGATGAATTAATGTTTCAAAAGTTCAAACGATTGTTATAACACCTTTATTAAAAGTGATGTATCATTTTGTCCCTGGTTGGGTCAGCTCCTCTAGTGTGGCAtggtttaatttaattaattaattcaaaaattttatttatgtacagtatttatttgttaCCAAAGTTCTTGACCAGTGTCATTTACCCACGGTGCTTTTCCTTCTTCGTCAGGAGGAAGTGCTCTCTGCGCGGCTGAGCTCctactgctgtgtgtgtgtgcgagcacCATGGCCAGCCTCCTACGCGTGCTTGTGGCTGGCTCCTCGGCCCCTGTCCTCAGCGGGGTGTCTTGTTTAAAACTGCAACATGCCCCAACTATCAAAACATCATGCGTACGATTTTTCAGGATCAATCACGCCCTCGGAAGATGTGCCAGTCCAGGTAGTGTAAAATGCCACAGATGAATTGTGCTCATTAGTAGGGCATTTGCTACTGTGACAATCAAATTTTGATTTCTCCTTTATCTATCCAgtatgaaatatgaaaaaaaatatatatctaataGATCGTGAATGGTATTAATGGCTGCACTCTGAAAAAACGGTTGTTGATCTCAGGTGCACCTTTGTCGTCTGCCCTTTTGCCTCTGCAGGAATTCCATACAAACAACTCACAGTTGGCGTCCCAAAAgaaatttttcaaaatgaacgGCGTGTGGCGCTCTCTCCCGCTGGTGTCCAGGCGCTTGTCAAGCAGGGCTTCAATGTTGTCGTGGAGACCGGCGCGGGAGAATCTTCAAAGTTTCAAGATGAGCAGTATGCCCaggctggagctacaatgaaaGACCTTAAAGATGTATTTGCAGCCGACGTGTTGGTCAAGGTAAGCCTGCTGTGCGGCCTTTACAGCTAAGGGCTCCAAAAGATCAGCAGTAAAGAAAGCTCATCCCTTCCAAATCATCTGCTTTTAGGTCCGTGCTCCTGTTTTCAACCCGGACTTGGGCATCCATGAGGTCGAGCTGATGAAGGATGCGGCCACTTTAGTCAGCTTCATCTACCCGGCTCAGAACCCCGAGCTGATGGACATGCTTTCTCAGAAGAAAGCCACCGTCCTGGCGATGGACCAGGTGCCCCGAGTCACCATCGCCCAGGGTTACGATGCCCTCAGCTCCATGGCGAACATTGCAGGGTGGGTACATGGTGCCTTGAATGGGAGCTGGTGACAATACAGTTGGTCCTCCATATACAATATATCAttgtgtcaaaacaaaaaaacaaaaaatttatTTCACTCCCTCTTTTCGTTAGGTACAAGGCCGTCGTGCTAGCTGCGAACAACTTTGGTCGCTTTTTCACAGGACAAATCACTGCAGCCGGGAAGGTGCCACCCGCTAAGGTGTGTGTAGTGTAGTGACCTTGAATTGCTGCTCTTTTATTAACATTTTTCTACATAAGCATGGAAAAGATCACTTGAGAAAGCAAAGTACGGCATTAGTTCAAGTACTGAAAACATTTAGCGGAAGCGCTCAAAGATGACTATCAACATTGCTTTGACACATTTTACGCAGATTGTTTctgtaaatacagaaataaaatgagccCTAAGATTGAACCTTGCGGCCCACCTCCATTAGGTGCTAATCATCGGTGGCGGAGTGGCTGGATTAGCAGCGGCCGGCAGCGCCAGAGCCATGGGGGCCATAGTTCGAGGCTTTGACACAAGGTGTGTTTCTCTCTCatacatttcacacacacacacacaaacaagcttACGATTGGCTGCTGTCATTTTCTCCCGCAGGGCTGATGCGTTGGACCAGTTCAAGTCTTTGGGCGCCGAACCGCTCGAGGTGGACTTCAAGGAGTCTGGAGAGGGTCAAGGAGGCTACGCCAAAGTAATGTCAAAAGAGTTCATTGAGGCAGAGATGAAGCTGTTTGCCAAACAGTGTCAGGAGGTGGACATTGTCATCAGCACCGCGCTCATTCCCGGTATGCACGGAAACTGTGTCCTAAGCAGTACCGTATACTGTGTCTCAGGGGCCAACCGCGGGACATATTTTGCAACCTCACTTCAGCCCTACTTACAAGATTTGATCATGATGTGGCCACAAATGTATCGTGGGTTCAACAGCTCCTTGTTTTCACGCGTCAGGTAAGCGGGCCCCCATCCTTATCACCAAGCCAATGATAGAGAGTATGAAGGATGGATCGGTGGTGGTGGACCTGGCAGCTGAGGCCGGTGGAAACATCGAGACCACGGTCCCGGGGGAGCTGTCTGTATACAATGTGAGTGCGCCTGAGAGTTACTCAGTCATTACGAATGACCCGtttggaagacaaaaaaaaaatctcagaagTGTGATTGCTCTCGTTTTCGCAGGGTGTAACCCATATTGGGTACACAGACCTGCCCAGCCGCTTGCCCACGCAGTCCAGCACGCTCTACTCCAACAATATCACAAAATTGTTGCGCGCCATCAGTCCAGACAAGGACAACTTTTACCTTGATGTGAAGGACGCGTTTGACTTTGGGACCATGGATCATGTTGTCAGAGGCTCTGTTGTCATGCAGGTATGAAATGTGAACATGCGGGCCTGTCTTTGGAATTTCTCACAATCCTCTTGAGTTTGATCCTTGTGATTGAGAACGATGACTCCCAAGCGCCATATTGCAGCTGATTAGCGTGTGGTGATAGGTCATCGGGTTTCCTGTGGGAAATTGTCCAATACCACTAAATTAGTCCGAAAAAGATTCGTTATTGACTGCAAATACTGTAATGTATCTTCGGCCGTCCATCTGTCAACTGTATAGTGACAGacggaacaattaaatgctgttCCTCTAAATTGTCGAAGGTACAAACAAAACCGTGAATCCCCGactctttaaataaaaaaaaaaaacaaaaactgaatgaTCGCTTTTGGTCAACAGGCTCCCGGGGTGCTCAGAGATTTTTGCAAGGGCAAAGCAAAAATGAATGTGTATCTTCCTCTCATGGCCACTAGGTGTCACCCTCACAACAAGTTACAGTTTGATTCCCAGACAAAGCTGACCCTCAAATTTAACTGCTGTTGTTTACATTTGTACGGCAATATCTCAATTTATAgatcgatctctctctctcatttgtgtagcaagccacaaaaagctgacttatttttaaaaaatctaaatctaaaatctaaatcttacaaaaatgcattcaagCATATATTTTTACTCTGGAAAAACaaagatcaacatttttgcctattttctactttccaaaccagtaactgaatcttttttttttttttaacgttgggctggaaattaaaacttttttttcctatacaGTTCACCAACGAAGCAACGAATATCCAACATGTTTAAGTTATTTTATACACTTGAATGTATTCAGCGCTCCATTTTCTCTCACGTTTATCCTCAGTTGGGGCACCGTGATGTCGATAAATTGCTGAGCCCAAATTATGCGAGTTAACATCGTTAAGTACACTGACTGCCGTTTCAGAAGATCTCCTGCTTTGTATTTTACACGGTGTAAGTAGCGACTTGACTGCAACAAAGTTGAAATTGTAGGATGCAAGTATGCAGTCTTACAGCACTACGCCgactatttgtatttttttttaatcttaattaTCTCGTACAGCGTCAATCAAAGCGAGTTATTGGCCTCGTTCAAGGTAGACCGGCGGCGCACGTATTAGATTGTGGGcgtgtacctaatattgtggccagCGAGGCTTCAGTTACAGGCTTTGAACTGAAGCGTGACCTCTGCTTTCATTACCAGTCACGGCAGAGCTGATGCATAGCGGATCGTTTTTCCGACCGCACTTTGTCATCCATCCTCATCATATTGTTGGGAAGCTTCTTGTGCTTTAATCAGTTTTGGGCCGGCGTCTAAAAGTTTCTTTCCAGTAAACAAATGATCTGCAGTCGACTATTTTATCCGTATTTATTCACTGAACATGTTGCACAACCTATAAATGACGCGTTCATAACAGATATTACAATGCGTGCCATTAGTTTGTACTACATGGATGTTTTTCGTCTAATGTTAGATTGAGGTCATCGGGACTGAAGAGGAAACCAAAAGTTCAGGTCATCGCTTCATAAATGTTGGCAATAAATGACCCCTATTGATAccacagatttgttttctttcatttttcctcatttttctctttttgttttttcagaatGGAAAGATCCTCTTCCCGGCACCTCAGCCCAACAACATGCCCACCGCCGCTCCCCCCAAGCCCAAGTCTGTCAAGGAGCTGGAGGCCGAGAAGTCTTCCCAAATCTCTCCCTTCAGGGCGACGCTCACTTCCGCCGGCGCGTACACCGGAGGTCAGTGCGCTTGAATGTGTCATTCACGTGGGAAGGAAGTTCAGGAgttctccgccccccccccccctggcccccTGAACTTCATTTTGCCTTAATTGTCCTCATCGGACTCATGGGTCAGCCTTCGGGAGGTCGGGGTCATCTCTTTTAGGTCAGCGCCGGAATGCGCACGGGGAGGTGCGAAGTGTCACAGCCAGATAAAAGCGAGCGCTCGcacaccgacccccccccccccccccccccaaacgggCACCCTCTTAGTGTCAGGAAACGCGCGGTATAAAAGCGGCGTCACGCCGAGCGTTCGTTTGAagtgacgccgccgccgcccactcgcccccccccccgcggtgCCGTGCAGGGGTGGCGTGTCAGTGCTCCGCACGCACTTCATTTCGAATCACACGTTGTTGTCGGCCACCGTCGTTCGGCGCGTTGACCCCTCGCCAGTTCCTGCTTCCCCGCTCGTTAAAGTGGACGTGTCACGGAGTcgttttgaaaaagaaactttCGTGCTGATGGGGCGTCGGAGAGTTTTTTTCACGTGGCAACAGGAAATGAGGAAAATGTGCATATGCCGAGGTGGCAAACGACTCAAAACTCCATTAGTGAGATTGGTCTAGAAGCAGAAATTAGAAATAGCACGGTGGAATAGTGGTTGGTGCATCTGCCTCAACTGATGCCACCGTGAACAATCAGTGAATCTTCaatcaattctggaccaagtctgaaaagacgtttaaaaccgtctttgggagtgactgaCTTCATGTATCTGATGCTATTTTAAATGCCGAACGCTTTCCCTCCTTCGCTTCAGGCTTCACCACGCTGTTAGGTTTGGGTTTGGCGGCTCCCAACGCCGCCTTCACCCAGATGGTCACCACCTTCGGCTTGGCGGGCATCGTGGGATACCACACCGTGTGGGGTGTCACCCCGGCGCTCCACTCGCCGCTCATGTCCGTGACCAACGCCATCTCAGGTCAGTGGTGTGCGGGATCGTTTAGGTCCACAATATGTACTGCGCTGTCTCGattgattttcatttattcGACTCGGATTGGCTAGTAATCATGCaggttttttattattattatttttttttttttgccataaacGGTATAGCTACATTAAGACCAAACGTTAGCTTCGTGATTCATGCGCGCCAACCCTTTCTATGCGCATCTCGGCATCCGTGTGCAATTTTCAAGACGAAAATGTAAATCTCCTTCAGTCCAAATAAAACCTTCAAAGATGGCGTTCCCGTTGTTGACTGCCGCTTAACACGACGGGGTCCAAAGGTCGGGGGAGGTaagtgcacgtgtgtgttcCCGTGGCTTTGATCACCCCGGCGACCCACGCTGAGGTAGGAAGTAACACACCAGCGGtaatcttttggggggggggtcagggtggTCTCTTTGCTCATTTAGTCGCGCGTGCACGCGACTCGCCCAGACATCAGAGTGAGGCCGCCGAGCTTCGGCGGGAACGAACGCGGACACTTTTCACATCCTGTTAAACTTTTATTGGCCACGGGGCCTGCACTTGCTTTTATGTTTCCATCTTTGCTCGTCTCACATGCTCCTCGGGGACTTTCCTACCCTTTGATTCTTTTGTGGAATTAACCTTATTCTACACAAACTCTTCAATGTGAATGTTAAGTCATGGAGTGTTGTCGCAGCGGAACAGAAATTCACAGGCCCGCAATACCCGCTGAAGTCCTTTTGAATGCCGATCATAACGTAAATCATAAATGCAATCAAGTGGGGCTGGAATctataatggattttttttctccttttttccttAACTTTAGGGGTTTTTCACCCAAGTTTAGAATGTCATATGAAATCAGAACGGACGTAATCTTCCAAACGTCTACTTGCGTGCAGGTCTCACGGCCGTGGGTGGTCTGGCCCTGATGGGAGGTGGCTACACCCCAACAAGCACGGCGCAGACACTGGCTGTGCTCGCCGCCTTCATCTCCTCAGTCAACATCGCTGGTGAGTCCCTTCccaacacgcacgcgcgcaacGGCAAGCGCCGGCCAATAAAACGTCAGCGTCGACGGGTGATTGACGGGTTTTGATAGCGATTGTATGAGAATATTCCTCCGAGCCAGCTCCACGGCCCCTCTTTCATACCCACCTGCTCTGATCAAGCTCCAGTGGCTTTTGACGTGGTTTTCAACTGTCCGAGCGGTTGCCACGGCAGTCACGGCGCAGACGAGAAGCCCTCGCCCGCCAAAATAAAAGCGGGGCACAGGCAACGAAACCTGACAGTCCTTAATAGGGCATAACACCGCTTGGAAGAGGTCCATAGTGGAATCTTGAAGCAACTTTAACTGAAGCCATGTGTCACAGAACTctttttaacattcattcattcatcttccgagccgcttgatcctcactagggtcgcggggggtgctggagcccatcccagccgtctccgggcagtaggcgggggacaccctgaatcggttgccagccaatcgcagggcacacatagacgaacaaccattcgcactcacactcacacctagggacaatttagtgttcaatcagcctgccatgcatatttttgggatgtgggaggaaaccggggcacccggagaaaacccacgcaggcccggggagaacatgcaaactccacacagggaggccggagctggaatctgtTTTTAACACTTACTATTAAATAAGAAGGAGCAGTGTGTATACAAATAACGGGTTTGGGTACAAGAAATGGATTAATTGTCAAGCCTGAAAATGTATCGAGCGGTGGTCCACGTGATTCGCGGGGCCAGCCAAGCGACCTTGAGTCGATCTACTGGGGCAACAAACATTGTTCCAAAAGCTGCCCGTCATCTGTAGAAAGACTCGACACAACATGAGGAACCCCATCAGAATGTGAAGGGCTTGGGAGTAAACCGCTGGCCTGAAAGGTCGTGTGCCTTTGAGCCTTCGGGCACTCGACGGCTCCATCGCCCCGCCGCCCGTCACCGATACCGTGACTGACGGTGAAAACTTTGAATTTGGGTTGGAACAAAAGCTTTGCGTTCTGATGACTTGAGCCACTTTGGTGTGTCAAATACTCCAACCAAGacttattttttgatttttgaaaCTCTCCTTTATTACCCTTCATTTATCCACGGTTCAAAATGTACATCTCCCAAGCGGTAGACCGCAAAAGCCACAAACCtcaggggggtaggggggggcagCCAACCATGATTCCATGCAAATGGATGACGCACGCGACTTGGCTACAAATTCAGAGGAGCGCCCCGCTCTGCACTCCGTCCGTTGAATTTTGCGCACCTGTTTCGAagaagggggcggcccggtagtccattggttagcacgtcggcttcacagtgcagaggtaccgggttcgattccagctccggcctccctgtgtggagtttgcatgttctccccggcctgcgtgggttttctccgggtgctccggtttcctcccacattccaaaaacatgcgtggcaggctgattgaacactctaaattgtccctaagtgtgagtgtgagtgcgaatggttgttcgtctctgtgtgccctgcgattggctggcaaccgattcagggtgtcccccgcctactgcccgaagacagctgggataggctccagcaccccccgcgaccctagtgaggatcaagcggc
Protein-coding regions in this window:
- the nnt gene encoding NAD(P) transhydrogenase, mitochondrial, encoding MASLLRVLVAGSSAPVLSGVSCLKLQHAPTIKTSCVRFFRINHALGRCASPGIPYKQLTVGVPKEIFQNERRVALSPAGVQALVKQGFNVVVETGAGESSKFQDEQYAQAGATMKDLKDVFAADVLVKVRAPVFNPDLGIHEVELMKDAATLVSFIYPAQNPELMDMLSQKKATVLAMDQVPRVTIAQGYDALSSMANIAGYKAVVLAANNFGRFFTGQITAAGKVPPAKVLIIGGGVAGLAAAGSARAMGAIVRGFDTRADALDQFKSLGAEPLEVDFKESGEGQGGYAKVMSKEFIEAEMKLFAKQCQEVDIVISTALIPGKRAPILITKPMIESMKDGSVVVDLAAEAGGNIETTVPGELSVYNGVTHIGYTDLPSRLPTQSSTLYSNNITKLLRAISPDKDNFYLDVKDAFDFGTMDHVVRGSVVMQNGKILFPAPQPNNMPTAAPPKPKSVKELEAEKSSQISPFRATLTSAGAYTGGFTTLLGLGLAAPNAAFTQMVTTFGLAGIVGYHTVWGVTPALHSPLMSVTNAISGLTAVGGLALMGGGYTPTSTAQTLAVLAAFISSVNIAGGFLVTQKMLDMFKRPNDPPEHNYLYLLPAGVFVGGYAAALQSGYNIEQMMYLGSGMCCVGALAGLSNQSTARLGNALGIMGVAGGIVATLGALKPSPELLAQMSAAMAVGGTAGLTIAKRIQISDLPQLVAAFHSLVGLAAVLTCVAEYMVEYPHFATDPAANLTKIVAYLGTFIGGVTFSGSLVAYGKLQGMLNSAPLILPARHALNASLMAGSIGGMIPYMLDPSYTTGITCLGSVSALSAIMGVTLTAAIGGADMPVVITVLNSYSGWALCAEGFLLNNNLLTIVGALIGSSGAILSYIMCVAMNRSLANVILGGYGTSSTGTGKPMEITGTHTEVNVDQTVDMIKEAQSIIITPGYGLCAAKAQYPIAELVKNLKDAGKDVRFGIHPVAGRMPGQLNVLLAEAGVPYDIVLEMDEINEDFPETDLVLVIGANDTVNSAAQEDPNSIIAGMPVLEVWKAKQVVVMKRSLGVGYAAVDNPIFYKPNTAMLLGDAKKTCDALQAKVREAQ